In Acidiferrobacterales bacterium, the sequence CAAGGGCAGTCACTGACGGCCCGAAATCCGGCACTGCGCGAAACATTTCGCAAAGCGGCCGAAGAGGAGAACGATCATCTCGCGTGGTGCGAGGACCGAATCAGGTCGCTGGACGGTCGAACCAGCCGTCTCAATCCGCTGTTCTATGTTGGATCATACGCAATCGGTGCGATGGCCGGCGTGCTGGGAGACCGGGCCAGCGCCGCGTTCCTGGCAGAAACCGAATACCAGGTTGCAGACCATCTCAACCGGCATCTTCAGAAACTGCCGGCTGCTGATCGAAAAAGTCACAGCGTCATCAGGCAGATGACCGAGGATGAGCTTGAACACGCAAAGACTGCCGAACAAGTCGGTGACCTGCAACTGTCAGAACCCGCGAAAGGGATGATGCGACTGATGTCACGGGTGATGACCGGTACCAGTTACTTGGTCTGACCCAACTGGAAAATTCAACCGGCGGGCAACACGATAACTTCCGATTCTTGGCGGCGGTTGGAGGAATAAAGAAATATCCGGTTGAACCGCGTAATGCATGCAGTTTACATCAAGCATCTCGGATATCGCCGCGTTGGCCGATTCCATAGTCCAGATAATACAGCCAGGAAACTCGATTTTTTCAAGACCCGGCTCTTGGCGCAGACATCAGCAGAATCACTCATCTTGGCCATACTGTTCCAACATCTGACCACTCTCAGATTGGACTATGGCCAACCGGTACACGTTGGGGATATTCAATTGACAATTGTTGACGAATCGACTGATGGATATTCCGACCTCCGTGCATAATCTGCCGATTCTCCGCCCACTAAACAATTTTCCTGAAGTTGGATTTCATCCACTTGGGATATACCTGTCAGAACATTTGTGTACCACGCCCAACGATCCCGAATCGTCCATCCAAATCAAATACTATAGGAATCGAATCCATCGCTCAAAACTTTCCTGGCTTGTATGGCTGGCCGCAAACACCTCGGCAGCATTGCGACTTTTGATCTCCAAATTACCAGATGTGCCTGCGCAACCGTCGTCTTCGAACGCAGCGATTGACTTGTTTAACTCCAAGCCGAATCCAAATGCGTTGATTGAGCCAAGGTTAAAAAGTGCTGTCAGGCGCTCGAGAGATGGAATTTTGTCGTCATTGACGTCTAACGGGACGGACTTTCTGAAATTCCTAAACGGCAAGTCAGCTTGCGCTTTTTCACAAGCCGGCCCATTCATCATATTGACATAAGCAACTCATCGAATCCCAACAAAATCCTTTAATCACTCGGCAGGCATATCGTGCATTGCACCATCCGCTCCCAGAAAACTCGCACCTGATTCACTGTAGAATCGATCTTGGCCGCTGGACTCCAGATGCGCCAGCATCCTGGGAACCGGCCGGCGTTCAGAGCGCAATCTATCCGCTACATCTTTCGGTCCAAGTTCATCCAGCAGCTCGAATGGACCCTTCTTCCAATTGAATCCCCAGCGCATCGCCCGATCAATATTCACGATATCATCGGAAATCTCCGTAACCA encodes:
- the coq7 gene encoding 2-polyprenyl-3-methyl-6-methoxy-1,4-benzoquinone monooxygenase, giving the protein MQRRYSLSDHLIGHADNMLRTLFAPPSAARPSPATDVENQGLETWEQDEARRLMRVNHTGEVCAQALYQGQSLTARNPALRETFRKAAEEENDHLAWCEDRIRSLDGRTSRLNPLFYVGSYAIGAMAGVLGDRASAAFLAETEYQVADHLNRHLQKLPAADRKSHSVIRQMTEDELEHAKTAEQVGDLQLSEPAKGMMRLMSRVMTGTSYLV